A genomic window from Lycium ferocissimum isolate CSIRO_LF1 unplaced genomic scaffold, AGI_CSIRO_Lferr_CH_V1 ctg5798, whole genome shotgun sequence includes:
- the LOC132044998 gene encoding uncharacterized protein LOC132044998: MVQAGEKRLLQLHELEEFRYHAYENAKMYKERTKRIHDRRIQSRDFEPGQLVLLYNSRLKIFGGKLKSKWSGPFEVVRVTAHGAVELKRPHSDETFLVNGQRVKHYYGEATDRAKTTIDLEEA; encoded by the coding sequence ATGGTTCAAGCCGGAGAGAAGAGACTGTTGCAGCTGCACGAGTTGGAGGAATTTCGCTATCATGCTTATGAAAACGCGAAAATGTATAAGGAGCGCACCAAAAGAATTCATGACAGGCGCATCCAATCTCGTGACTTTGAGCCCGGGCAGTTAGTATTGCTGTATAACTCCAGGCTGAAGATTTTCGGTGGAAAGCTAAAGAGCAAATGGTCCGGACCATTCGAGGTAGTTCGAGTGACTGCACATGGTGCTGTTGAGCTTAAAAGACCCCACTCGGATGAGACATTCTTGGTGAACGGACAGAGAGTGAAGCATTACTACGGGGAGGCCACTGACCGCGCCAAAACCACCATCGATCTAGAAGAGGCTTGA